A genomic region of Prochlorococcus marinus XMU1405 contains the following coding sequences:
- the ffh gene encoding signal recognition particle protein produces MFDELSSRFEDAVKGLRGEAKISENNINDALKEVKRALLDADVSLSVVKEFISDVKDKAIGEEVVRGVNPGQKFIEVVNKELINIMGNENSPLNENENSPTVILMAGLQGAGKTTATGKLGLYLKEKDKKVLLVAADIYRPAAVEQLKTLGSQYDLEVFSAKEKNSKPEEIAKDALNFASENDFNSIIIDTAGRLQIDDSMMSEMVRIKEVSNPDEVLLVVDSMIGQEAADLTKSFHEKVGITGAILTKLDGDSRGGAALSIRKISGKPIKFIGVGEKIEALQPFHPERMASRILGMGDVLTLVEKAQKEVELADAEAMQKKLQEATFDFNDFVKQMRLIKRMGSLGGLIKLIPGMNKIDDGMIKDGEDQLKKIESMISSMTLEEKQKPEVLAAHPSRRQRIAQGSGYEAKDVDKVLADFQRMRGFMKQMSNGGMPGMGGMPGMGGMPGMGGMPGMPGMGGMPGMGGMSGNKPMKKQKNNKKKKGFADL; encoded by the coding sequence ATGTTTGATGAACTCTCTTCACGCTTTGAAGACGCAGTAAAGGGTTTAAGAGGCGAAGCAAAAATTAGTGAAAATAATATTAACGATGCCTTGAAGGAGGTAAAAAGAGCACTCCTTGATGCAGATGTTAGTTTGTCTGTAGTAAAAGAATTTATATCAGATGTCAAGGATAAAGCAATTGGAGAAGAAGTAGTTAGGGGTGTAAACCCAGGTCAAAAATTTATAGAAGTTGTAAATAAAGAATTGATTAATATTATGGGGAATGAAAATTCTCCCTTAAACGAGAATGAAAATAGTCCTACAGTCATTTTGATGGCTGGACTTCAGGGAGCTGGCAAAACAACTGCAACAGGAAAATTAGGACTTTATTTGAAGGAAAAAGATAAAAAAGTTCTTTTGGTGGCTGCAGATATTTATCGACCAGCAGCTGTTGAGCAGCTTAAAACATTGGGAAGTCAATATGACTTGGAAGTTTTTTCAGCTAAAGAAAAAAATAGCAAACCAGAAGAGATCGCAAAGGATGCATTGAATTTTGCTAGTGAAAATGATTTTAATTCGATAATAATTGACACCGCAGGAAGATTGCAAATTGATGACTCCATGATGAGTGAAATGGTTCGAATAAAAGAAGTTTCTAATCCTGATGAGGTTTTGCTTGTTGTTGATTCAATGATTGGGCAAGAAGCTGCAGACTTAACAAAGTCATTTCATGAAAAAGTAGGAATCACAGGGGCCATATTAACTAAGTTGGATGGTGACTCAAGGGGTGGAGCTGCTTTATCAATAAGAAAAATAAGTGGTAAACCAATTAAATTTATAGGTGTAGGTGAAAAAATAGAGGCACTGCAACCATTTCATCCAGAGAGAATGGCCAGCAGAATTTTAGGCATGGGCGATGTATTGACACTTGTTGAAAAAGCACAAAAAGAAGTTGAACTTGCTGATGCAGAAGCGATGCAAAAGAAACTTCAAGAAGCGACTTTCGATTTTAATGATTTTGTTAAGCAAATGAGATTAATTAAAAGGATGGGATCACTTGGGGGATTGATTAAATTGATTCCTGGAATGAATAAAATTGATGATGGGATGATAAAAGATGGAGAAGATCAACTTAAGAAAATAGAATCAATGATCTCTTCAATGACTCTTGAGGAGAAACAAAAACCTGAGGTTCTTGCTGCTCACCCTTCAAGAAGACAAAGAATCGCTCAGGGTAGCGGTTATGAGGCAAAAGATGTAGATAAAGTATTAGCTGACTTTCAAAGAATGAGAGGCTTTATGAAACAAATGTCGAACGGAGGGATGCCAGGAATGGGAGGAATGCCAGGAATGGGAGGAATGCCAGGAATGGGAGGGATGCCAGGGATGCCAGGAATGGGAGGAATGCCAGGAATGGGAGGAATGAGTGGTAATAAGCCAATGAAAAAACAAAAAAATAATAAAAAGAAAAAAGGCTTTGCAGATTTATAG
- a CDS encoding Bax inhibitor-1/YccA family protein has product MPASSNFNQAIREAQTSSIVGPNVVQKALPYVGGGMVLTSLGVLAGVSLIATNPGLFQPLSIVALIAELILFFIATSAANNANNAKALPLLTGFSLLTGFTLSGIVALAIGTIGIGSVGTAALATGITFVIASYTGQRMSDSVGQALSGVVGLGLIGLLIAMFVQLIGGFFAPGVFGGSGLELIIAGFGTVLFVAMSFVDFYTMPRRYNDDQYLAGALGMYLTYINLFVFILRLMIALQGGGRRD; this is encoded by the coding sequence ATGCCAGCAAGTAGTAATTTCAATCAAGCTATTCGTGAAGCACAAACTAGTTCAATTGTTGGACCTAATGTTGTTCAAAAAGCTTTACCTTACGTTGGTGGAGGTATGGTTCTAACTTCTTTAGGCGTTTTAGCAGGTGTCTCACTCATAGCAACAAATCCTGGGCTTTTCCAGCCTCTATCAATAGTTGCTTTAATTGCAGAATTGATTTTGTTTTTTATAGCCACAAGTGCTGCAAATAATGCAAATAATGCGAAGGCCCTACCCTTGTTGACAGGATTTAGTTTGTTAACTGGATTCACCTTAAGTGGAATAGTTGCTTTAGCAATAGGAACAATTGGTATTGGTTCGGTTGGAACAGCTGCCTTAGCTACTGGTATAACTTTCGTTATTGCCTCTTACACTGGCCAAAGAATGAGTGATAGTGTAGGTCAAGCACTAAGCGGTGTTGTTGGTCTTGGATTGATAGGTCTGCTTATAGCAATGTTTGTCCAATTAATTGGAGGATTCTTTGCTCCAGGAGTTTTTGGAGGTTCAGGACTCGAATTGATAATTGCAGGATTTGGAACTGTCTTATTTGTTGCAATGTCTTTTGTTGATTTCTATACAATGCCAAGAAGATATAATGACGATCAATACCTTGCAGGAGCTTTGGGTATGTATTTAACTTATATAAATCTTTTTGTTTTTATATTGAGATTAATGATTGCACTTCAAGGCGGTGGAAGAAGAGACTAA
- a CDS encoding PhoH family protein, whose product MKEVSKTGHFKIDLPSSDAATALSGPGNSFLKKFESLTGVSLTIRGLQLEMNGVISKIERASALVELTRPIWEQGLEVPEVDLKAALSSLNMGESSSHAELGKKILARSKEGRFLRPRTIRQKEYVESIENFDLTFAIGPAGTGKTFLATVCAARLLNEKKIEKIVLTRPAVEAGESLGFLPGDLQQKVDPYLRPLFDSLHSIFGIDRTNSLIDKGIIEVAPLAFMRGRTLDNSIVILDEAQNTTCSQMRMFLTRLGERSKMVVNGDNTQIDLKKDQESGLIEASRIFSKTQGIKFCYLTVEDVVRHPLVQKIIEAYQ is encoded by the coding sequence ATGAAGGAAGTTTCCAAAACTGGTCACTTCAAAATAGATTTGCCAAGCTCTGATGCCGCTACAGCATTATCTGGACCTGGTAATTCTTTCTTAAAAAAATTTGAATCTCTTACAGGAGTTTCTCTAACTATAAGAGGCTTACAACTTGAGATGAACGGTGTCATATCTAAAATTGAGAGAGCCTCAGCATTAGTGGAACTAACAAGACCAATTTGGGAACAAGGGTTAGAAGTCCCAGAGGTAGATCTTAAAGCGGCTTTAAGTTCTTTAAATATGGGCGAATCTTCTTCACATGCTGAACTTGGAAAAAAAATTCTTGCGCGTTCCAAAGAAGGAAGATTTTTAAGACCAAGAACTATAAGGCAAAAAGAATATGTTGAATCTATTGAAAACTTTGATCTTACATTCGCAATTGGCCCTGCTGGAACTGGTAAGACATTTTTAGCAACTGTTTGCGCGGCAAGGTTATTGAACGAGAAAAAAATTGAAAAAATTGTTTTAACCAGACCAGCAGTAGAAGCTGGTGAAAGTTTGGGATTCCTACCTGGTGATTTGCAACAAAAAGTAGATCCATATTTAAGACCCCTATTTGATTCTTTACATAGTATTTTCGGGATTGACAGAACAAATTCTTTAATTGATAAGGGAATTATTGAAGTTGCTCCTTTGGCATTTATGAGAGGCAGAACCTTAGACAACTCCATAGTTATCCTGGATGAAGCACAAAATACTACTTGCTCTCAAATGAGAATGTTTTTGACCAGATTAGGAGAGAGATCAAAAATGGTTGTAAATGGAGATAATACACAAATTGATTTAAAAAAAGATCAGGAAAGTGGCCTCATTGAAGCATCGAGAATTTTCTCTAAAACTCAAGGTATAAAATTTTGTTATTTAACTGTTGAAGATGTAGTTCGTCATCCTTTAGTTCAGAAAATTATTGAGGCTTATCAATAA
- a CDS encoding RpoD/SigA family RNA polymerase sigma factor, translated as MVSSLPVEAEPQKRRGNDPISWYLQNIGRVPLLTPAEEIELGNQVQKMMILTEDGQLNEKTKEFTIQQKRTIKIGRRAKERMMKANLRLVVSVAKKYQGKGLELLDLVQEGSLGLERAVEKFDPTRGYKFSTYAFWWIRQSMTRAIACQSRTIRLPVHLSERLASIRKVSRELAHKLGAMPSRIEIAEAMEIDVEELDSVLRQALSTSSLDAPVNGDDGRSFLGDLIADSNNEEPLDQVEQKMHQEQLGKWLSHLSEQEQHVLKLRFGLDGNERHTLAEIGRLLEVSRERVRQVELKALRKLRNLTRKLPSSI; from the coding sequence ATGGTTTCATCATTACCAGTCGAAGCAGAGCCACAAAAAAGAAGAGGGAATGATCCTATTAGTTGGTATTTACAGAACATAGGAAGAGTGCCTTTATTAACACCTGCTGAAGAGATTGAATTGGGTAATCAAGTTCAGAAGATGATGATTCTTACAGAAGATGGTCAATTAAATGAAAAAACTAAAGAATTTACAATTCAGCAAAAAAGGACAATAAAAATTGGTAGAAGAGCCAAAGAGAGAATGATGAAAGCAAATTTACGACTAGTTGTCAGTGTTGCAAAAAAATATCAAGGTAAAGGGCTTGAACTTCTTGATTTAGTTCAAGAAGGGTCACTTGGTTTGGAGAGGGCTGTTGAAAAATTTGATCCAACAAGAGGATATAAGTTTTCAACGTATGCTTTTTGGTGGATTCGACAAAGTATGACTAGAGCAATTGCATGCCAATCACGAACGATCCGTTTGCCAGTTCATTTAAGCGAGAGACTAGCATCTATACGAAAAGTTAGTAGAGAGTTAGCGCATAAACTTGGTGCGATGCCAAGCAGAATTGAAATCGCAGAAGCAATGGAGATTGATGTAGAAGAATTGGATTCTGTTTTAAGACAAGCATTATCAACGAGTAGTTTAGATGCTCCAGTTAATGGAGATGATGGTCGTAGCTTTTTAGGCGATTTAATTGCAGATAGTAACAATGAAGAGCCTCTAGATCAAGTTGAACAGAAAATGCATCAAGAGCAACTTGGGAAGTGGCTGAGTCATTTGAGCGAGCAAGAGCAACATGTTCTTAAATTGAGGTTTGGACTGGATGGAAATGAAAGACATACATTAGCTGAAATAGGAAGATTACTAGAAGTTTCTAGGGAGAGAGTAAGGCAAGTTGAACTTAAAGCATTAAGAAAATTACGAAATTTAACTAGAAAATTACCAAGCAGTATTTAA
- a CDS encoding IMS domain-containing protein gives MELPLDHFRLIGVSPSASSEEILRAFQLRLDKTPDEGFTYEVLTQRSELLRLTADLLTNPENRREYENLLLNGSSGLEFSSNREVAGLILLWESGSPKEAFKMTRKALQPPQTPALGSSREADLTLLAALTARDSAIHEQQLRSYSNAADFLSEGIQLLQRMGKLGDRRQELEEDLLALLPYRILDLLSRELNDQDSHKKGLSMLENLIIKRGGLEGNNKSEYRNYLNQQEFEAFFKQIKPFLTVQEQIDLFLELQKRGSLEAGFLAFLSLTAIGFSRRKPEKLFEARRILKKLNLSGLDSMPLIGCLDLLLADIDQASARFSSSSDENLQDWLNNYPGNKLEAICIFCKNWLENDVLVGYRDIDLKEVDLDSWFEDREIQEFIEKLEKKSIKTTIKSNLQKQQIKKESSINITEDFDSSSVNLDERRLPWPGGIKQEYEKIDIQENKFNEEIFKNKPIEAYRYLIEKIAELKFSFGEFLKDQEIIGGSPYLIYVYVFLILFAFGIGIGFLRNNFKNSLQNDADADKALIAVDENKKVIKKDIIQEIKKNPLNKLTSNPEKSTSIISYEFKELNTASPSLEDIRNLINEWLLSKSNYLAGKNEINLSKIVSKGLIDRTIEERQNDIKKGIYKEINSQIRKIDLESQTSSRIVVLVELNYLEKLVKNSGEFINETSLNPLKVKYILGFSNKSWKLVDFVSGL, from the coding sequence TTGGAACTTCCATTAGACCATTTTCGTTTAATTGGCGTCAGCCCCTCGGCATCCTCTGAGGAGATATTAAGAGCTTTTCAATTACGTTTGGACAAAACTCCTGATGAGGGATTTACTTATGAAGTTTTAACCCAAAGATCAGAGTTGCTTCGCCTAACTGCTGATTTGCTTACAAATCCAGAAAACAGAAGAGAATACGAAAACTTGTTATTAAATGGTTCATCTGGATTAGAGTTTTCTTCAAATAGAGAAGTAGCAGGCTTAATACTTCTTTGGGAATCAGGTTCCCCAAAAGAAGCTTTTAAAATGACAAGAAAAGCTTTGCAGCCTCCCCAAACTCCAGCTTTAGGAAGTAGTAGAGAAGCAGATCTTACTTTGTTAGCTGCTTTAACCGCAAGAGATTCAGCAATTCATGAACAGCAGCTTAGATCCTACTCAAACGCTGCAGACTTTTTATCTGAGGGGATACAACTCCTTCAGAGAATGGGAAAGCTTGGAGACAGAAGACAAGAACTGGAAGAAGATCTGCTTGCTCTGCTTCCTTACAGGATCCTAGATTTGCTTAGTAGAGAATTAAATGATCAGGATTCGCATAAAAAAGGATTAAGTATGTTGGAAAATTTAATAATCAAAAGAGGTGGTTTGGAAGGTAATAATAAATCTGAATATAGAAATTATCTAAATCAGCAAGAATTTGAAGCTTTTTTTAAACAAATAAAGCCATTTTTGACAGTACAAGAACAGATAGATTTGTTTCTTGAATTACAAAAAAGAGGTTCATTAGAAGCAGGATTTTTAGCTTTTCTATCTTTAACAGCAATTGGATTCTCAAGAAGAAAACCTGAAAAATTATTTGAAGCAAGAAGAATTTTAAAGAAACTGAATTTATCAGGTCTTGATTCAATGCCTCTCATAGGTTGCTTAGATCTCCTTTTAGCGGATATTGATCAAGCTTCTGCAAGGTTCTCTAGCAGTTCTGATGAAAATTTACAAGATTGGCTTAATAATTATCCAGGTAATAAATTAGAAGCTATATGTATTTTCTGTAAAAATTGGTTAGAGAATGATGTTTTAGTTGGTTACAGAGACATTGACTTAAAAGAAGTAGATTTAGATTCTTGGTTTGAAGATAGAGAAATTCAGGAATTTATTGAAAAATTAGAAAAGAAATCTATCAAGACTACAATTAAATCTAATCTTCAAAAGCAACAGATAAAAAAAGAATCTTCAATAAACATTACTGAAGATTTTGATAGTTCCTCGGTTAATTTAGATGAAAGAAGATTACCTTGGCCTGGTGGCATTAAACAAGAATATGAAAAGATTGATATCCAAGAGAATAAATTTAATGAGGAAATCTTTAAGAACAAACCTATAGAAGCTTATAGGTACTTAATTGAAAAAATTGCTGAATTAAAGTTTAGTTTTGGTGAATTTTTGAAGGATCAAGAGATTATTGGTGGGTCACCTTATTTGATTTATGTATATGTGTTTTTAATCTTATTTGCATTTGGTATTGGGATTGGATTTTTAAGAAATAATTTTAAAAACTCACTTCAGAATGACGCTGATGCAGATAAAGCTCTTATAGCCGTAGATGAGAATAAAAAGGTTATTAAGAAAGATATTATTCAAGAAATAAAAAAAAATCCTTTAAATAAATTAACTTCTAATCCTGAGAAATCTACTTCAATTATTTCCTATGAATTCAAAGAACTTAATACTGCTTCACCTTCTTTGGAAGATATAAGGAATTTAATTAATGAATGGCTTTTAAGTAAAAGTAATTACTTAGCTGGAAAGAATGAAATTAATCTTTCCAAGATTGTTAGTAAAGGTCTAATTGATCGAACAATCGAAGAAAGACAGAACGATATCAAGAAAGGAATTTATAAGGAGATTAATTCCCAAATACGTAAGATTGATCTTGAATCGCAAACCTCATCTCGGATAGTTGTTTTAGTAGAATTGAATTATCTAGAGAAGTTAGTAAAGAATTCTGGAGAATTTATTAATGAAACATCTTTAAATCCCCTAAAAGTTAAATATATTTTGGGTTTTTCAAATAAATCGTGGAAATTGGTTGATTTCGTGAGCGGCTTGTAA
- the rpsP gene encoding 30S ribosomal protein S16 — protein MIKLRLKRFGKKKEASFRIVACNSTSRRDGRPLQELGFYNPRTKETRLDTEALRTRLTQGAQPTDVVRTLLEKGGLLEKTERPSIAIGKAKLDKEKLAKAKTKDEENDSSKAESESNEAES, from the coding sequence ATGATTAAATTGCGCCTTAAGCGCTTTGGAAAGAAAAAAGAGGCAAGTTTCAGAATTGTTGCATGCAATAGTACTTCCAGAAGAGATGGTAGACCTCTACAAGAACTAGGTTTTTATAATCCAAGAACTAAGGAAACTAGGCTTGACACAGAAGCTTTAAGAACAAGACTTACTCAGGGTGCTCAGCCAACTGATGTTGTGAGAACTTTATTAGAAAAGGGAGGGCTATTAGAAAAAACAGAAAGACCTTCTATCGCAATTGGTAAAGCAAAGTTAGATAAAGAAAAATTAGCTAAGGCTAAAACTAAAGATGAAGAAAATGATAGTAGTAAAGCTGAAAGCGAGAGTAATGAAGCTGAAAGCTAG
- the pdhA gene encoding pyruvate dehydrogenase (acetyl-transferring) E1 component subunit alpha: MLTNQNFIKVFFLETHVERISNLQDIKKAQLNRETGLFLYEDMTLGRRFEDKCAEMYYRGKMFGFVHLYNGQEAISTGVIGAMKKKHDWFCSTYRDHVHALSAGVPSFEVMSELFGKATGCSKGRGGSMHLFSKEHHLLGGYAFIGEGIPVALGSAFSSKYKKEVAGNKSSDAVTAAFFGDGTCNNGQFFECLNMAQLWKLPIIFVVENNKWAIGMAHDRATSNPEIWRKASAFGMHGEEVDGMDVLAVRGAAQRAIERARAGEGPTLLECLTYRFRGHSLADPDELRSEKEKEFWAKRDPIKKLAKEIIDGKFATEEELKSIEKRIDTEISESVKNALDAPEPPSEELTKYIWAED, translated from the coding sequence ATGTTAACAAATCAAAACTTCATTAAGGTATTTTTCTTGGAAACACATGTAGAGAGAATCTCAAATCTTCAAGACATAAAAAAAGCCCAATTAAATCGAGAAACCGGATTATTTCTTTATGAAGATATGACCCTCGGGCGAAGATTCGAAGATAAGTGTGCAGAAATGTACTACAGAGGAAAAATGTTTGGTTTTGTTCATTTATACAACGGACAGGAAGCTATAAGCACTGGAGTAATTGGCGCCATGAAAAAGAAACATGATTGGTTTTGTAGTACCTACCGCGATCATGTCCATGCGTTAAGTGCAGGAGTTCCCTCCTTTGAAGTTATGAGTGAGCTTTTTGGCAAAGCTACAGGTTGTAGTAAAGGAAGAGGAGGATCAATGCACTTATTTTCCAAAGAACATCACTTATTGGGAGGATATGCATTTATTGGAGAAGGGATTCCAGTTGCTTTAGGATCAGCCTTTTCAAGTAAATACAAAAAGGAAGTTGCAGGTAATAAAAGTAGTGATGCAGTAACTGCAGCATTTTTTGGAGATGGGACCTGCAATAATGGTCAGTTTTTTGAATGTTTAAATATGGCGCAATTATGGAAATTACCCATAATTTTCGTTGTTGAGAATAATAAATGGGCTATTGGTATGGCTCACGATAGAGCAACCAGTAATCCCGAAATCTGGAGAAAAGCCTCTGCTTTTGGGATGCATGGCGAAGAAGTTGATGGCATGGATGTATTAGCAGTAAGAGGAGCAGCACAAAGAGCTATTGAGCGAGCTAGAGCAGGAGAAGGTCCCACTCTTTTAGAATGCTTGACCTATAGGTTTAGAGGCCATTCTCTTGCAGATCCTGATGAATTAAGGTCTGAGAAAGAAAAGGAGTTTTGGGCGAAAAGAGATCCTATAAAGAAATTAGCCAAAGAAATTATTGATGGGAAATTCGCAACAGAAGAAGAATTAAAAAGTATTGAAAAGAGAATAGATACAGAAATCTCTGAATCAGTTAAAAATGCCTTAGATGCACCTGAACCACCCTCAGAGGAATTAACTAAATATATTTGGGCCGAAGATTAA